One part of the Acetoanaerobium sticklandii genome encodes these proteins:
- a CDS encoding B12-binding domain-containing radical SAM protein, translated as MKIKLIQPAMLPRPMDTKLKTRMAPSLALLTLANLTPKEHEVIIENENVESINFDEKVDLVAITVTVDVMNRAIEIAKEFRKRSVKVVAGGIHITADPKGAYGYFDAICVGMAERIWQRILFDAQNDSLNKIYNDMLSISGQEIVSPDYDIIDNSKYLYTNIISTSRGCPFECDFCYNSSQSVHKAYINRPIEDVIREIKTLRTRHIMFIDDNFIGNPSWTKKFLAQIKPLGLKYNAAVTSNIVDMPDILDDLKESGCQSLFIGFESINDKAIDSVNKVQNSVGKYERLVEELHKRGIMINASFVFGLDEDDSSVFEKTLDWIVKNKIETVTSHILTPYPGTRLYENLHKQGRITDFDLSKYNTANVVYRPKNMTQEELYEGYLWIYKEVYSFKNIIKRLPNSKKQWIPYLAFNLLYRRFGKLTEKICEIISFRRVGSITRWFSYNIK; from the coding sequence ATGAAGATAAAATTAATTCAGCCAGCAATGCTACCTAGACCTATGGATACTAAGCTTAAAACTAGAATGGCTCCTTCTCTAGCTTTGCTTACTCTTGCGAATCTAACTCCTAAGGAGCATGAAGTAATTATTGAAAATGAAAATGTAGAAAGTATAAATTTTGATGAGAAAGTTGATTTAGTAGCTATAACTGTAACTGTGGATGTTATGAATAGGGCTATAGAGATAGCAAAAGAATTTAGAAAGCGTAGCGTGAAGGTGGTTGCAGGAGGAATACATATCACAGCAGATCCAAAAGGTGCATATGGATATTTTGATGCAATTTGTGTAGGAATGGCTGAAAGAATATGGCAGAGGATTTTATTTGACGCTCAAAACGATTCATTAAATAAAATATATAATGATATGCTGAGCATCAGTGGACAAGAGATTGTATCTCCTGATTACGATATTATTGATAACAGTAAGTATTTATATACGAATATAATAAGTACAAGTAGAGGTTGTCCTTTTGAATGTGATTTTTGCTATAATAGTTCTCAAAGTGTACATAAGGCTTATATTAATAGACCAATAGAGGATGTTATAAGAGAAATTAAGACTCTTAGGACAAGGCATATAATGTTTATAGATGATAATTTCATAGGAAATCCATCTTGGACAAAGAAATTTTTAGCACAAATAAAGCCACTGGGTCTCAAATACAATGCAGCAGTAACCTCTAATATAGTAGATATGCCAGATATTTTAGATGACCTAAAGGAATCAGGATGTCAGAGCTTATTCATTGGGTTTGAAAGTATAAATGACAAGGCTATAGATAGTGTTAATAAGGTGCAAAATAGTGTAGGTAAATATGAAAGATTGGTTGAGGAGCTTCACAAAAGAGGAATAATGATAAATGCTAGTTTTGTTTTTGGGCTGGATGAAGATGATAGCTCAGTATTTGAAAAGACATTGGATTGGATAGTCAAAAATAAAATAGAAACAGTTACTTCGCATATTCTGACTCCGTATCCAGGAACTAGGCTTTATGAAAATTTGCATAAGCAAGGTAGAATAACAGATTTTGATCTTTCAAAATATAATACAGCAAATGTAGTATATAGACCTAAGAATATGACACAAGAGGAACTATATGAGGGATATCTTTGGATTTATAAAGAAGTATATTCATTTAAAAATATAATTAAAAGATTGCCTAACTCAAAAAAGCAGTGGATCCCGTATCTAGCTTTTAATCTACTGTACAGAAGGTTTGGCAAGCTAACAGAAAAAATTTGTGAAATTATTTCGTTTAGAAGAGTAGGGAGCATAACGAGATGGTTTTCATATAATATAAAATAG
- a CDS encoding pentapeptide repeat-containing protein — MNTKKDIVKVAKPKLMRFMEEINSEAIDIEDEYEMNNISFSDCEIRTKTADKLKVDGVIFSKMDFKDIFLKSLELTDVRFENCDLSNADFSGAVIHRAEFINCKLMGLNLNEASLNHLTINQCNCKFILMNYVKMKNIIISDCIFESSYIQESKLDKVEFRNCNFKQSQLSGTSLSGVDLSDSEFEGAGFRAEDLKGAIVSATQAVDFSKIFGLKVKG, encoded by the coding sequence ATGAACACTAAAAAAGATATAGTTAAGGTTGCAAAACCTAAATTAATGAGATTCATGGAAGAGATAAACAGTGAAGCTATAGATATTGAAGATGAATATGAAATGAACAATATATCATTTTCAGATTGTGAAATAAGGACAAAGACAGCTGACAAACTTAAGGTTGATGGAGTGATTTTTAGTAAAATGGATTTTAAGGATATTTTTCTTAAGTCTTTAGAGCTTACTGATGTAAGGTTTGAGAATTGTGATTTATCAAATGCTGATTTTAGCGGAGCAGTGATTCACAGAGCAGAGTTTATAAACTGTAAGCTTATGGGACTTAATCTTAATGAAGCCTCACTAAATCATTTAACTATAAATCAGTGTAATTGCAAATTTATACTTATGAATTATGTAAAAATGAAAAATATAATTATCTCGGATTGTATATTTGAAAGTAGCTATATTCAAGAGAGCAAGCTAGATAAAGTTGAATTTAGAAACTGCAATTTTAAACAAAGTCAATTATCAGGGACCAGTTTGTCAGGGGTAGATTTAAGCGATTCTGAGTTTGAAGGTGCGGGATTTAGAGCAGAAGACCTTAAAGGAGCAATTGTATCAGCTACTCAAGCTGTCGATTTTTCGAAAATATTTGGATTGAAAGTGAAGGGTTAG
- a CDS encoding GNAT family N-acetyltransferase has translation MNKIYETENLFLKGLDKSSARQVLDYYMRNKAFLEELEIIRNEEFYTLNFQEKLLEEEARYIENKNLVKLWLFKKDDDEKVIGSIAFNNIVRGAFLSCHLGYKLDANEINKGYMTQALNKGIDIVFNELGLHRIEANIMPKNKRSLRVVEKLGFYNEGIAYKYLKINNRWEDHIHMVLRNERLET, from the coding sequence ATGAATAAAATATATGAAACTGAGAATCTGTTTTTAAAGGGACTTGATAAATCATCAGCTAGACAAGTATTGGATTACTATATGAGAAACAAAGCTTTTCTTGAAGAGTTGGAAATAATTAGAAATGAAGAATTTTATACTTTAAATTTTCAAGAAAAACTGTTGGAAGAAGAGGCAAGATACATAGAAAACAAAAATCTTGTGAAGCTATGGTTATTTAAAAAAGATGATGATGAAAAGGTTATAGGGTCAATTGCGTTTAATAATATAGTAAGGGGTGCATTTTTATCTTGCCATTTAGGGTATAAGCTAGATGCAAATGAGATAAATAAAGGGTACATGACGCAGGCTCTTAATAAAGGAATTGATATAGTATTTAATGAACTTGGACTCCATAGAATAGAAGCTAATATAATGCCTAAGAATAAGAGGTCGCTTAGAGTAGTAGAAAAACTAGGTTTTTACAACGAAGGCATAGCATATAAGTACCTTAAAATAAACAACAGATGGGAAGACCATATACATATGGTACTAAGAAATGAGAGATTGGAGACATAA
- a CDS encoding AlkZ-related protein: MDTNYKDLRLKEYNEFISVVERLGFMTLSNNCIGFPNLESMTEEDQWHTELPFDPWRWRVNIEKDKKAAYGKLFDKKPGYISLEWYPKFFAARRKRRSFMDMYEDGLMSIYAKQIYELFNEDSILAVHEIKAMAGFTKELNSKHESAMMELQMGMFITVNGTKQKISAKGEPYGWPSTAYSKVETWAKEIVILSDNINAEDAKKEILLRIEEIVPDAQQKKVNRFLGI, encoded by the coding sequence ATGGACACGAACTATAAAGATTTGAGGCTTAAAGAATACAATGAATTTATATCAGTAGTTGAAAGGCTTGGATTTATGACTTTATCAAACAACTGCATAGGGTTTCCAAATCTTGAAAGCATGACAGAAGAGGACCAATGGCATACAGAGTTGCCTTTTGATCCTTGGCGATGGAGAGTGAATATAGAAAAGGATAAGAAGGCTGCGTACGGGAAGTTATTTGATAAAAAACCAGGATATATATCTTTAGAATGGTATCCCAAATTTTTTGCAGCTAGAAGAAAAAGAAGAAGCTTTATGGATATGTATGAAGATGGACTTATGAGTATTTATGCCAAGCAAATCTATGAACTTTTTAATGAAGACAGCATATTGGCAGTTCATGAAATAAAGGCTATGGCTGGCTTTACCAAAGAATTGAATTCCAAGCATGAGTCTGCAATGATGGAATTGCAGATGGGGATGTTTATAACGGTTAATGGAACCAAGCAGAAAATAAGTGCAAAGGGAGAGCCGTACGGATGGCCATCAACTGCATATTCTAAAGTGGAAACATGGGCAAAAGAAATTGTAATTCTATCTGATAATATAAATGCTGAGGATGCTAAAAAAGAAATTTTACTAAGAATTGAAGAAATAGTCCCTGATGCACAGCAAAAGAAAGTAAATCGATTCTTAGGGATTTAA
- a CDS encoding ATP-binding cassette domain-containing protein, producing MENIIETYNLTKKYKGCDVVNSINLNVPKGKIYGLLGRNGAGKTTAMKMLIQMVKPTSGSFSLFGEKNVKNNASVYKNIGSIIETPSFYTNLTAYENLRILNLLRGERKSSHIMRSLEIVGLDKEKTKPFAQYSLGMKQRLGIIAAAIMHEPKLLILDEPINGLDPIGILEIRSFLSELSKKNDTTILISSHVLNEIEQIADIIGVMHEGKLIKELEMAKLNKCKRKYTEFAVSNTKLASKFLQERYHIKNLDIVENTIMIADCTHDTGEINKAFVESGLLVTQVHSYEESLENYFSNLIGGKGIA from the coding sequence ATGGAAAATATTATCGAAACCTATAATCTTACAAAAAAATACAAAGGGTGTGATGTTGTAAATAGTATTAATTTAAATGTTCCAAAAGGTAAAATCTATGGTCTTCTTGGCAGGAATGGTGCAGGTAAAACCACTGCTATGAAAATGCTGATTCAAATGGTAAAACCCACATCTGGAAGCTTTAGTTTATTTGGCGAGAAAAATGTTAAAAACAATGCTTCAGTTTATAAAAACATTGGCTCTATTATTGAGACTCCTAGCTTTTATACGAATCTAACTGCTTATGAAAATTTACGCATTTTAAATCTCCTAAGAGGAGAGAGAAAATCATCTCATATAATGAGAAGTTTGGAAATCGTGGGTCTAGACAAAGAAAAAACTAAGCCCTTTGCTCAGTATTCCTTGGGTATGAAGCAAAGATTGGGAATAATAGCTGCAGCCATAATGCATGAACCAAAGCTACTTATATTAGATGAGCCAATTAACGGACTTGACCCTATAGGAATTTTAGAAATTCGTTCATTTTTATCTGAATTAAGTAAAAAAAATGACACTACTATACTAATATCTAGTCATGTGTTAAATGAAATAGAACAAATAGCAGACATAATTGGAGTAATGCATGAGGGTAAGCTCATAAAAGAGCTTGAGATGGCTAAGCTTAATAAATGCAAACGCAAATATACTGAATTTGCAGTATCAAATACAAAACTAGCCTCAAAATTTTTACAAGAACGATATCACATTAAAAACCTCGATATAGTTGAAAATACTATAATGATAGCTGACTGTACTCATGATACTGGTGAAATAAATAAGGCTTTTGTAGAAAGCGGCTTACTAGTTACACAGGTTCATTCTTATGAAGAAAGTTTGGAAAATTATTTTTCAAACCTAATAGGAGGTAAGGGCATTGCTTAA
- a CDS encoding ABC transporter permease, whose product MLNLIFCEILKLKRSKIVFLSVLGVLATPLLMFVESLQTHFEHPEKIFTLADIYDSSLLYVMLLTNFIIYISISAYLFSREYSEQTLKTILPVPVSRFDFISAKFLVLFFWIILLTLVTWMGIFILSFIYHLLIGLDGFGINIGILWLCKFLYGNFLIFLTISPFAYLAQKTKAFVAPVICASVIVMGSAAISNQDLGALYPWVATFFLVNGKLSSTGYPVLLSLLLISLPSAFGFIMTYHYFAQEDL is encoded by the coding sequence TTGCTTAATCTAATCTTTTGTGAAATCTTAAAGTTGAAACGGTCAAAAATTGTATTTCTTAGTGTCTTAGGAGTCCTGGCAACTCCATTGCTCATGTTTGTAGAATCTCTTCAAACTCATTTTGAGCATCCTGAAAAAATATTTACCTTAGCGGATATCTATGATAGTAGTTTACTGTATGTAATGCTCCTAACGAATTTCATCATCTATATTTCAATATCTGCATATCTGTTTAGCCGAGAATACTCTGAACAAACTCTAAAAACAATATTGCCAGTACCTGTTTCTAGATTTGATTTTATAAGTGCCAAGTTTTTAGTTTTGTTTTTTTGGATTATCTTACTTACACTTGTGACTTGGATGGGGATTTTCATCTTGTCCTTTATATATCATCTTTTAATTGGTCTTGACGGTTTTGGTATAAATATAGGTATTTTATGGCTTTGTAAGTTTCTATATGGAAATTTTTTGATATTTTTAACTATATCTCCATTTGCATATTTAGCTCAAAAAACAAAAGCCTTTGTAGCACCAGTAATCTGTGCATCAGTTATAGTAATGGGAAGCGCTGCTATTTCAAATCAGGATTTAGGAGCCTTGTATCCATGGGTTGCCACTTTTTTTCTTGTAAATGGAAAGCTAAGCAGCACAGGTTATCCCGTTTTGCTTAGCCTATTACTTATCTCTTTACCTTCTGCTTTTGGTTTTATTATGACATATCATTATTTTGCACAGGAAGATTTATAA
- a CDS encoding amidohydrolase, with protein sequence MKKLYINGKIYVDKEHFEESMLISDGIIVALGTNEELMKHEVDEVVDLLGKTMLPGLNDSHLHLTMMGDYMNTCNLTSAKSIDEVVGLGKKFLAEHPDTKVLIGKGWNQNSFQDGERRFINRHDLDRISTDIPIVFDRVCIHVSVGNTKALEILNIDETTKIEGGEIQLGADGKPNGIFNEGAVKLIQSVIPSKSAEDISRDFIRAMDYAVSVGLTSVQSCDVMSKDFEKVFNAIDNIVKENKLKLRYSHQFNFQDIEDFKAYLRSEHLYGVYDEKMYSKGALKLFKDGSLGARTALMSTGYNDAPDETGVDALDDDKLYELCKLAHENNIRVLIHAIGDKAIQSVIDVYEKLIDDKENTLRHGIVHNQITTKAQLEKIAELGLTVMYQPIFLLSDIAIINDRVGDELEKTSYAFNSLYQMGAPVSLSTDAPVEDCNPFENIYVAVNRMRFDFTPREGYFKEECMSVGDAIDAYTIKSAYLEGKEDFKGRLKPGFVADMVILDRDIFTIDKTEIKDIKVVETIVGGNTVYKSSCAK encoded by the coding sequence ATGAAGAAACTATATATTAATGGGAAGATTTATGTAGATAAAGAGCATTTTGAAGAATCAATGCTCATTTCTGATGGAATAATAGTAGCACTTGGTACAAATGAAGAGCTTATGAAGCATGAAGTAGATGAGGTGGTTGACTTACTTGGAAAGACTATGCTACCTGGGCTTAACGATAGCCATCTTCATCTTACCATGATGGGAGATTATATGAATACCTGTAATCTTACATCAGCAAAATCCATTGATGAAGTAGTTGGACTTGGGAAAAAATTTTTAGCTGAGCATCCAGATACAAAAGTGCTTATTGGCAAGGGCTGGAATCAGAACTCTTTTCAAGACGGGGAAAGAAGGTTTATAAATAGGCATGATTTAGATAGAATATCTACTGATATTCCCATAGTTTTTGATAGAGTTTGCATTCATGTTAGTGTAGGAAACACAAAGGCTTTAGAAATTTTAAATATAGATGAAACTACAAAAATAGAGGGTGGAGAAATTCAGCTAGGAGCTGATGGTAAGCCAAACGGAATTTTTAATGAAGGGGCAGTTAAATTAATTCAGTCTGTAATTCCTTCTAAATCTGCTGAGGATATTTCAAGAGATTTCATAAGGGCAATGGATTATGCAGTAAGCGTTGGTCTTACTTCAGTACAGTCATGCGATGTAATGTCAAAGGATTTTGAGAAAGTATTTAATGCGATTGATAATATAGTTAAGGAGAATAAGCTAAAACTTAGATATTCTCATCAATTTAACTTTCAAGATATAGAGGATTTTAAAGCTTACTTAAGAAGTGAGCATTTATATGGAGTTTATGATGAAAAAATGTATTCTAAAGGAGCACTTAAGCTTTTTAAAGATGGCTCGCTAGGAGCACGAACAGCTCTTATGAGCACGGGATATAATGATGCTCCAGATGAAACTGGTGTAGATGCACTTGACGATGATAAGCTTTATGAACTTTGCAAGCTAGCTCATGAAAACAACATCAGAGTACTTATTCATGCTATAGGAGACAAAGCAATTCAAAGCGTCATAGATGTGTATGAAAAGCTCATAGATGACAAAGAGAACACCTTAAGACATGGAATAGTACACAATCAAATAACTACAAAAGCTCAACTTGAAAAAATAGCTGAGCTTGGACTTACTGTGATGTATCAGCCTATATTTCTACTATCTGATATAGCCATAATTAACGATAGAGTAGGAGATGAGCTAGAAAAAACCTCCTATGCTTTTAATAGCTTATATCAGATGGGAGCACCTGTGAGTTTAAGCACTGATGCCCCAGTAGAAGACTGCAATCCATTTGAAAATATCTATGTAGCAGTTAACAGAATGCGTTTTGATTTTACTCCAAGGGAAGGATATTTCAAAGAGGAATGCATGTCAGTGGGTGATGCTATAGATGCATACACCATAAAAAGTGCTTACCTAGAAGGCAAGGAAGACTTTAAAGGCAGACTGAAACCAGGATTTGTAGCTGATATGGTGATACTTGACAGGGATATATTTACCATAGATAAAACGGAAATTAAAGATATAAAGGTAGTTGAAACTATTGTAGGTGGAAATACCGTTTATAAATCTTCCTGTGCAAAATAA
- the chrA gene encoding chromate efflux transporter has translation MKKLHENVNSHKNVKWSSFLKDVFICSLGAYGGPEAHYGVFTDQMVIKKKYLTEEELVELIALTGILPGPSSTQTLVAIGHKVGGPKLAFLTMLVWSLPVLVIMTILSFLSQLLGTFHLSQDGLRYIGPMAVGFIIVAAYRIGRKVVKDKITLMLLLFGAITTYFIRAPWIYPLVLLIGGGVSIVTSNEKNLWNHVKLAPPWKYLIAFAIFAVGGIVLTLTTDSKLVHLFESFYRYGYLVIGGGQVVVPLMYSELVEVNQYMTNQEFLTGFGLVQGLPGPMFSFSAYAGGMAARGQSTLYQILGAAAGGVGIFLPGLLLIYFIYPIWENLKQIKGIKMSLKGITAVAGGLISVAAVILMQKSGFAFDNVIIMLITALLLFTKKVPAPFIVVFTLLAGFLI, from the coding sequence ATGAAGAAACTTCACGAAAATGTTAATTCACATAAAAATGTAAAGTGGAGCAGTTTTTTAAAGGATGTTTTCATTTGCTCGCTAGGAGCATATGGTGGACCGGAAGCTCATTATGGAGTCTTTACAGACCAGATGGTGATTAAGAAGAAATATTTAACTGAGGAAGAGCTAGTTGAACTTATAGCTCTTACTGGAATTCTTCCAGGACCTAGTAGCACTCAGACTCTTGTAGCCATAGGGCACAAAGTTGGAGGACCAAAACTAGCATTTCTTACTATGCTGGTGTGGTCACTGCCTGTGCTAGTTATTATGACTATTCTTTCTTTTTTGAGTCAATTACTTGGTACATTTCATCTATCTCAGGACGGACTTAGATATATAGGGCCGATGGCGGTAGGATTTATTATAGTTGCGGCTTATCGCATAGGTCGTAAGGTAGTAAAGGATAAAATTACACTGATGCTTCTTTTGTTTGGGGCGATTACGACTTATTTTATAAGAGCTCCATGGATCTATCCTCTAGTGCTTCTTATAGGAGGTGGGGTTAGTATTGTTACTTCAAATGAAAAAAATCTTTGGAACCATGTGAAGCTTGCTCCGCCGTGGAAATATCTGATAGCATTTGCAATTTTTGCAGTAGGAGGAATAGTTCTTACTCTTACTACGGACAGTAAGCTAGTTCATTTATTTGAGAGCTTTTACAGATATGGATACCTAGTTATTGGAGGTGGCCAAGTGGTAGTTCCTCTAATGTATAGTGAGCTAGTTGAAGTAAATCAGTATATGACTAACCAAGAGTTTTTAACGGGGTTTGGACTAGTTCAAGGACTTCCGGGGCCGATGTTTAGCTTTAGTGCTTATGCAGGAGGTATGGCAGCTAGAGGGCAAAGCACTCTTTATCAAATTTTAGGAGCAGCGGCAGGAGGTGTAGGTATATTTCTTCCTGGACTGCTTCTTATATATTTCATCTATCCTATATGGGAGAATCTAAAGCAGATAAAAGGAATAAAAATGTCTCTAAAAGGAATAACAGCAGTTGCAGGAGGTTTAATTTCAGTAGCTGCAGTTATTTTAATGCAAAAGAGCGGATTTGCTTTTGATAATGTTATAATTATGCTTATAACTGCTTTATTATTATTTACCAAAAAAGTTCCTGCTCCATTTATAGTAGTATTTACTCTTTTGGCAGGATTTTTAATTTAA
- a CDS encoding thymidylate synthase — protein sequence MTKADLYFKDLCTRIINEGTSTDGEKVRPVYKDNTPSHTLFVTQVFEEYDISKGEFPLITYRPISWKSAVKEILWIYQDQTSSLNVLKEKYDIHWWDEWNIGDGTIGQRYGATVKKYDLVNKLLKSLKEIPYGRRHIINLYQYEDFLETDGLYPCAMETHWSVRGDFLDVTLIQRSSDVAVANCINKIQYTALLMMVARHVGLSPGKLCHYVHNAHIYDRHIDDVISLLKRDVGKEISHPSLILNSQKTDFYNFTINDFDLIDYNPIKPNPKFELAI from the coding sequence ATGACAAAAGCTGATCTATATTTTAAAGATTTGTGTACTAGGATAATTAATGAAGGAACTTCAACTGATGGTGAAAAAGTAAGACCAGTATATAAAGATAACACTCCTTCTCATACCTTGTTCGTTACTCAAGTGTTTGAGGAATATGATATAAGTAAAGGAGAATTTCCATTAATAACTTATAGGCCTATCTCGTGGAAATCAGCTGTAAAAGAAATCTTATGGATATATCAAGATCAAACGAGCTCACTTAATGTACTGAAGGAAAAATATGATATTCACTGGTGGGATGAATGGAATATAGGCGATGGGACGATAGGGCAGAGATATGGAGCTACTGTAAAAAAATATGATTTAGTAAATAAATTACTAAAATCTTTAAAAGAAATTCCTTATGGCAGAAGGCATATTATCAACCTATATCAATATGAGGATTTTCTTGAAACCGATGGGCTTTATCCTTGCGCCATGGAAACACATTGGTCAGTTAGAGGAGATTTCCTTGATGTTACACTTATACAGCGTTCTAGTGATGTAGCTGTTGCAAACTGCATTAATAAAATTCAGTATACAGCTTTACTGATGATGGTTGCAAGACATGTAGGTTTATCTCCTGGCAAATTATGCCACTATGTACACAACGCACACATCTATGATAGACATATAGATGATGTAATTTCCCTACTAAAAAGAGATGTGGGCAAAGAAATAAGTCACCCAAGTTTAATCCTCAATTCTCAAAAAACAGATTTTTATAATTTTACAATTAATGATTTTGATTTAATAGACTATAACCCTATTAAACCCAATCCGAAATTTGAGTTAGCAATCTAA